The Austwickia sp. genome includes a region encoding these proteins:
- a CDS encoding TetR/AcrR family transcriptional regulator C-terminal domain-containing protein codes for MIDDPVPEDRAATRLPRYLQLLWERETPGRRGPRPGKTIHEIGAAAVAIADAHGLDAVSMKSVAARIGLTPMSLYRYVDGKDELIAVMRDIAMGPPDYARPGSGWRDGLTAWVRAATNVRLAHPWLVEADTGAPPLTPNVLSWTDAGLAELADTPLTSQQRFSTLLAVDSWAHQHVQQSLQMGLLGETDPDSPAGRYTQDIGLLVDPARLPHLAREQRLVTDDAPFFEEEFAFGLALLLDGLAALIERRSAG; via the coding sequence ATGATTGATGACCCCGTTCCCGAGGACCGGGCGGCGACGCGCCTCCCGCGCTACCTCCAGCTGCTCTGGGAGCGGGAAACGCCGGGTCGCCGCGGCCCCCGCCCCGGCAAGACCATCCACGAGATCGGCGCCGCCGCCGTCGCCATCGCCGACGCGCACGGCCTGGACGCCGTCTCGATGAAGAGCGTCGCCGCGCGGATCGGGCTCACCCCGATGTCGCTCTACCGGTACGTCGACGGCAAGGACGAGCTCATCGCCGTGATGCGCGACATCGCCATGGGCCCGCCGGACTATGCGCGCCCGGGCTCGGGCTGGCGGGACGGGCTGACGGCGTGGGTGCGCGCCGCGACCAACGTACGGTTGGCCCATCCCTGGCTGGTCGAGGCCGACACCGGCGCCCCCCCGCTGACCCCGAACGTGTTGTCCTGGACCGACGCCGGGCTCGCCGAGCTCGCGGACACCCCGCTGACCAGCCAACAGCGGTTCTCGACGCTGCTGGCCGTGGACAGCTGGGCGCACCAGCACGTGCAGCAGTCGTTGCAGATGGGGCTGCTCGGGGAGACCGATCCGGACAGCCCCGCGGGACGGTACACGCAGGACATCGGCCTTCTTGTCGATCCCGCGCGGCTGCCCCACCTGGCCCGCGAGCAGCGCCTGGTCACCGACGACGCGCCGTTCTTTGAGGAGGAGTTCGCGTTCGGGCTGGCCCTCCTACTCGACGGGCTCGCCGCGCTCATCGAAAGGCGGTCGGCGGGGTGA
- a CDS encoding UvrD-helicase domain-containing protein — protein sequence MGYVEADRDALANELAIEQAHVDRVYAELVTAGERAALVQEDGLARGRTDRTGDVRDEETTGLFERDALVYRAARRRADLDREHEGLVFGRLDLQHSPESGGSGGRGPAGREVRYVGRLGVRDDDYEPLVIDWRAPAAEPFYRATPTAPMGVLRRRVLRCRGQKVIGAEDDLMVAEAPDDLVVLGEGALLAALARSRSGRMRDIVATIQAHQDEAIRAAATGVVEITGGPGTGKTVVALHRAAYLLYSDRRRFERGGVLVVGPSAAYTAYIERVLPSLGEDSVVLRSVGDVVDAVTATRVDPPAVAALKGSLAMRRVLARAARDVIPGAPQALRVMVTGRPVHLDRRALDRLRTQVLRRHHRNSSREAMAAALAQAAWRQVNDGDRDEFLDVFADHRDVERFLDEWWRPVDPREVLLWLADAGRTGRYVAGVFSAADGKALAASYRLALDTGTWSVADAALVDDLSARLGLVPERTDVERGFYEVELLDEVEAEAVALGSLRGDGDGAGTGGGDRGLGYRERTAGAAGPGGGLDAEGRRDLLLWGRVGRPGDYAHVLVDEAQDLSPMQWRMLGRRGRSASWTVVGDAAQASWGDAAEAAVARDDAFGRNARRQFHMGTNYRNAREIFDYAAAVILPLVPDADIPEAVREVGVQPVEVAVPASEDAVVAASREAVAALTEQVEGAIAVIAPARWSSALAGVMDGDAGGAGRVTVTDPLTVKGLEYDATVVVDPDEIAAESPGGARVLYVALTRAAHRMHVLRCE from the coding sequence ATGGGGTACGTCGAGGCGGACCGGGACGCACTCGCGAACGAGCTCGCCATCGAGCAGGCGCACGTCGACCGGGTCTACGCCGAGCTCGTCACGGCCGGGGAGCGCGCGGCCCTCGTCCAGGAGGACGGGCTGGCCCGCGGGCGCACCGATCGGACGGGCGATGTCCGCGACGAGGAGACCACCGGGCTGTTCGAGCGCGACGCCCTGGTCTACCGGGCGGCGCGGCGGCGGGCCGACCTCGATCGTGAGCACGAGGGGCTCGTGTTCGGTCGGCTGGACCTGCAGCATTCGCCGGAGTCGGGCGGCTCCGGCGGGCGCGGGCCGGCTGGCCGGGAGGTCCGGTACGTCGGCCGCCTCGGCGTCCGCGACGACGACTACGAGCCGCTGGTCATCGACTGGCGCGCCCCCGCCGCGGAGCCGTTCTACCGCGCCACGCCCACGGCACCCATGGGGGTTCTGCGGCGCCGCGTCCTGCGCTGCCGCGGCCAGAAGGTGATCGGCGCCGAGGACGACCTGATGGTCGCCGAGGCACCGGACGACCTGGTGGTACTCGGCGAGGGCGCCCTGCTCGCGGCCCTGGCCCGGAGCCGGTCGGGGCGGATGCGCGACATCGTCGCCACGATCCAGGCGCACCAGGATGAGGCGATCCGGGCTGCGGCCACGGGGGTCGTGGAGATCACGGGTGGGCCCGGCACCGGCAAGACCGTCGTGGCGCTGCACCGTGCGGCGTACCTGCTCTATTCCGACCGGCGCCGCTTCGAACGCGGCGGGGTCCTCGTGGTGGGGCCGAGCGCGGCGTACACGGCGTACATCGAACGCGTCCTGCCCTCCCTCGGTGAGGATTCCGTCGTCTTGCGGTCGGTGGGCGACGTGGTCGACGCGGTCACGGCCACGCGCGTCGATCCCCCGGCGGTCGCCGCGCTCAAGGGCTCGCTGGCCATGCGGCGGGTGTTGGCGCGGGCCGCGCGCGACGTCATCCCGGGCGCCCCGCAGGCCCTGCGGGTCATGGTGACCGGGCGACCGGTGCACCTGGACCGCCGCGCCCTGGACCGGCTCCGCACCCAGGTGCTGCGCCGGCATCACCGCAACTCTTCGCGCGAGGCCATGGCGGCCGCGCTCGCGCAGGCGGCGTGGCGGCAGGTGAACGACGGCGACCGCGACGAGTTCCTCGACGTCTTCGCCGACCACCGCGACGTGGAGCGGTTCCTCGACGAGTGGTGGCGTCCGGTGGACCCGCGCGAGGTGCTGTTGTGGTTGGCGGACGCGGGGCGCACGGGGCGGTACGTGGCCGGGGTGTTCTCGGCCGCCGACGGCAAGGCGCTGGCGGCGTCGTACCGGCTGGCGCTGGACACCGGCACGTGGAGCGTCGCGGACGCGGCCCTGGTGGACGACCTGTCGGCGCGGCTCGGGCTCGTGCCGGAGCGCACGGACGTGGAGCGCGGGTTCTACGAGGTCGAGCTGCTCGACGAGGTGGAGGCCGAGGCGGTGGCGCTGGGGTCGCTGCGCGGCGACGGGGACGGGGCCGGCACGGGCGGCGGTGATCGTGGGCTGGGATATCGCGAGCGTACGGCGGGGGCGGCCGGTCCCGGCGGCGGGCTGGACGCCGAGGGGCGGCGGGACCTGCTGCTCTGGGGCCGGGTGGGCCGCCCGGGCGACTACGCGCACGTGCTGGTCGACGAGGCGCAGGACCTGTCGCCGATGCAGTGGCGGATGCTGGGGCGGCGTGGCCGATCGGCGTCGTGGACCGTGGTCGGGGACGCCGCGCAGGCCTCGTGGGGCGACGCCGCGGAGGCGGCGGTGGCGCGCGACGACGCGTTCGGCCGCAACGCGCGCCGGCAGTTCCACATGGGCACGAACTACCGCAACGCCCGGGAGATCTTCGACTACGCGGCAGCCGTGATCCTGCCGCTGGTTCCCGATGCGGACATCCCCGAGGCGGTGCGCGAGGTGGGTGTGCAGCCCGTCGAGGTGGCCGTCCCGGCGTCGGAGGACGCGGTGGTCGCGGCTTCACGGGAGGCCGTGGCTGCGCTGACGGAGCAGGTCGAGGGGGCGATCGCCGTGATCGCCCCGGCGCGGTGGTCCTCGGCGCTGGCCGGCGTCATGGATGGGGACGCCGGGGGGGCGGGTCGCGTCACGGTGACGGACCCGCTGACCGTGAAGGGGTTGGAGTACGACGCCACGGTGGTCGTCGACCCCGACGAGATCGCGGCGGAGTCGCCGGGCGGGGCGCGGGTGCTGTACGTCGCGCTGACCCGCGCCGCCCACCGCATGCACGTGCTGCGGTGCGAATGA
- the purL gene encoding phosphoribosylformylglycinamidine synthase subunit PurL, whose product MIAAPTSTQLDTVENARRTPDRELPHRELGVNDEEYARIREILGRRPTGGELAMYSVMWSEHCSYKSSKVHFRHFAENLTDEMRAKMLVGIGENAGVVDIGDGWAVTFKIESHNHPSYVEPYQGAATGIGGIVRDIMAMGARPVAVMDPLRFGALDHPDTHRVLPGVVAGIGGYGNCLGLPNIGGEVVFDPCYQGNPLVNALCVGKMRIEDIHKAHASGTGNKVVLFGARTGGDGIGGASVLASATFDADGPTKRPSVQVGDPFKEKILIECCLELYAAGVVDGIQDLGAAGLSCAWSELASAGDGGMDVWLDDVPLRDPTLAPEEILMSESQERMMAVVEPSRLEEFLAICGKWDIEATVCGEVVAGERLRVFYRGEIIVDVPPRSVAHDGPVYQRPIARPAYLDELQANSVDAAGLSRPAGDAELAEVLRALVGSPDLADKRWITDQYDRYVQGNTALAQPDDAGVIRIDETTGRGVALATDCNGRYCKLDPYAGAQLALAEAHRNVATAGARPLAVTDCLNFGSPEDPGVMWQFEQAVRGLAEGCGELGIPVTGGNVSFYNQTGDVAIHPTPVVGVLGVIDDVARRTPSAWRESGLALLLLGATRAEFGGSAWASVCHGHLGGLPPRVDLAGERALAAVLVEGAGRGLFAAAHDLSDGGLAVAVAEGAMRHGVGARLSLHELVADCAPGAGVGMFEALYAESGARALLAVRPELVHEVWALAAEHGVPCVAVGETGGETVSVAGEFEIPVAELSAANRATIPAALAH is encoded by the coding sequence ATCATCGCCGCCCCGACGTCCACCCAGCTCGACACCGTCGAGAACGCGCGGCGCACCCCGGACCGGGAGCTGCCGCACCGCGAACTCGGCGTCAACGACGAGGAGTACGCGCGGATTCGCGAGATCCTCGGGCGCCGGCCGACCGGTGGCGAGCTGGCGATGTACTCGGTGATGTGGTCCGAGCACTGCAGCTACAAGTCCTCCAAGGTGCACTTCCGGCACTTCGCCGAGAACCTCACCGACGAGATGCGGGCCAAGATGCTGGTCGGCATCGGCGAGAACGCCGGGGTCGTGGACATCGGCGACGGCTGGGCCGTCACGTTCAAGATCGAGTCGCACAACCACCCGTCGTACGTCGAGCCCTACCAGGGCGCGGCCACAGGCATCGGCGGCATCGTGCGCGACATCATGGCGATGGGCGCGCGGCCGGTCGCGGTGATGGACCCGCTGCGGTTCGGCGCACTCGATCACCCCGACACGCATCGGGTGCTGCCGGGGGTCGTGGCCGGAATCGGCGGCTACGGCAACTGCCTCGGGCTGCCCAACATCGGCGGCGAGGTCGTCTTCGACCCGTGCTATCAGGGGAACCCGCTGGTCAACGCGCTGTGCGTGGGCAAGATGCGGATCGAGGACATCCACAAGGCGCACGCGAGCGGCACGGGCAACAAGGTGGTGCTCTTCGGGGCGCGCACCGGCGGCGACGGGATCGGCGGGGCGTCGGTGCTCGCGTCGGCGACGTTCGACGCGGACGGGCCGACGAAGCGGCCGTCGGTCCAGGTCGGGGACCCGTTCAAGGAGAAGATCCTGATCGAGTGCTGCCTGGAGCTCTACGCCGCGGGCGTGGTCGACGGGATCCAGGATCTCGGGGCGGCCGGCCTGTCGTGCGCGTGGTCCGAGCTGGCCAGCGCCGGCGACGGCGGGATGGACGTGTGGCTGGACGACGTACCGCTGCGCGACCCCACGTTGGCGCCCGAAGAGATCCTGATGAGCGAGTCTCAGGAGCGGATGATGGCGGTCGTCGAACCTTCGCGGCTCGAGGAGTTCCTGGCCATCTGCGGGAAGTGGGACATCGAGGCGACGGTGTGCGGCGAGGTCGTCGCGGGGGAGCGGCTGCGGGTGTTCTACCGCGGCGAGATCATCGTGGACGTGCCGCCGCGCTCGGTGGCGCACGACGGACCGGTCTACCAGCGGCCGATCGCTCGGCCGGCGTATCTCGATGAGCTGCAGGCCAATTCGGTGGATGCCGCCGGCCTGTCGCGGCCGGCCGGCGACGCGGAGCTGGCGGAGGTGCTGCGGGCGTTGGTCGGTTCGCCGGATCTGGCGGACAAGCGCTGGATCACCGACCAGTACGACCGCTACGTGCAGGGCAACACGGCGCTGGCGCAGCCCGACGACGCGGGCGTCATCCGCATCGACGAGACGACCGGGCGCGGGGTGGCGCTGGCGACGGACTGCAACGGGCGGTACTGCAAGCTCGACCCGTACGCCGGGGCGCAGCTCGCGCTCGCGGAGGCGCACCGTAACGTCGCCACCGCCGGGGCGCGGCCGTTGGCCGTGACCGACTGCCTGAACTTCGGATCGCCCGAGGATCCGGGCGTGATGTGGCAGTTCGAGCAGGCCGTCCGCGGGCTGGCGGAGGGGTGCGGCGAGCTGGGCATCCCGGTGACCGGCGGGAACGTGTCGTTCTACAACCAGACCGGGGACGTGGCCATCCACCCGACGCCGGTGGTCGGGGTGCTGGGGGTCATCGACGACGTGGCGCGGCGGACGCCGTCGGCTTGGCGCGAGTCGGGGTTGGCGCTGCTGCTGCTCGGGGCGACGCGGGCGGAGTTCGGCGGGTCGGCGTGGGCATCGGTGTGCCACGGGCACCTTGGCGGGTTGCCGCCCCGGGTGGACCTGGCTGGTGAGCGGGCGCTGGCGGCGGTGCTGGTCGAGGGCGCCGGGCGGGGGCTCTTCGCGGCGGCGCACGACCTGTCCGACGGCGGGCTCGCGGTGGCGGTGGCTGAGGGCGCGATGCGGCACGGCGTCGGCGCGCGGCTCTCGCTGCACGAGCTGGTCGCCGACTGCGCGCCGGGTGCGGGGGTCGGGATGTTCGAGGCGTTGTACGCCGAGTCCGGGGCGCGCGCCCTGCTCGCCGTACGGCCCGAGCTCGTCCACGAGGTGTGGGCCTTGGCCGCCGAGCACGGCGTACCGTGCGTCGCCGTCGGCGAGACGGGCGGCGAAACGGTGTCCGTGGCAGGGGAATTCGAGATCCCGGTCGCCGAGTTGTCGGCGGCCAACCGCGCGACGATCCCGGCGGCCCTGGCCCACTAG
- a CDS encoding long-chain-fatty-acid--CoA ligase, translating into MTDAVYFTPLTPLSFLDRSARVFPDKTAIVYGTRRTTYRQFADDATRLAGALQAHGIGAGDRVAYLLPNVPEMLVAHFGVPLAGGVLLALNTRLSPMEIGYILDHAQAHVLVVDSGFLPIVPAALRDAPAVERVVVLEDDQAGVEFPQSAWDALGDKAMRYADFVAAGSDEPLPWAVADEMAPITLNYTSGTTGKPKGVVYHHRGAYLNSFGEIIHSAFTSSSVYLWTLPMFHCNGWCTPWAVTAVGGTHVCLREVRGDVIWGLLDEHGITHLNGAPTVISAIMVAPQRRELRSPVLVTTAGAPPAPTTILQMEQMGFGIRHVYGLTEVYGPYTVCEPQAEWAGLEPAERARVQSRQGVGMIQTDPVRVVDASMNDVPADGNSLGEIVMRGNNVMLGYYLDEGGTRTAFEGGWFHSGDLGVMHPDGYIELRDRAKDVVISGGENISTVEVEQALMSHPAVFEVAVVGVPDEKWGERPKAFVVTHEGQTATEDELIAHVREQIAHYKAPRAIEFLAELPKTSTGKIQKFQLREVEWAGREKLIH; encoded by the coding sequence GTGACCGATGCCGTGTATTTCACCCCGTTGACCCCGCTGTCCTTCCTCGACCGCTCCGCTCGCGTGTTCCCGGACAAGACGGCGATCGTCTACGGCACCCGGCGTACGACGTACCGTCAGTTCGCGGACGACGCGACCCGGCTCGCGGGGGCCCTCCAGGCGCACGGCATCGGCGCGGGCGACCGCGTCGCGTACCTGCTGCCCAACGTTCCCGAGATGCTCGTCGCGCACTTCGGCGTGCCGCTGGCGGGCGGGGTGCTGCTGGCGCTCAATACGCGGCTGTCGCCGATGGAGATCGGCTACATCCTGGACCACGCCCAGGCGCACGTTCTCGTCGTGGACTCGGGCTTCCTGCCGATCGTGCCGGCCGCCCTGCGGGACGCCCCGGCGGTCGAGCGCGTGGTCGTGCTGGAAGATGACCAGGCCGGCGTGGAGTTCCCGCAGTCCGCGTGGGATGCCTTGGGCGACAAGGCGATGCGCTATGCGGACTTCGTGGCGGCGGGGTCGGACGAGCCGCTGCCGTGGGCGGTCGCGGACGAGATGGCGCCGATCACGCTCAACTACACCTCGGGGACCACGGGCAAGCCGAAGGGCGTCGTCTACCACCACCGCGGCGCGTACCTGAACAGCTTCGGCGAGATCATCCACTCCGCGTTCACGTCGTCGAGCGTCTACCTGTGGACGCTGCCGATGTTCCACTGCAACGGCTGGTGTACGCCGTGGGCCGTGACCGCCGTCGGCGGCACGCACGTCTGTCTGCGCGAGGTGCGCGGCGACGTGATCTGGGGGCTGCTGGACGAACACGGGATCACGCACCTCAACGGCGCGCCGACCGTGATCTCGGCGATCATGGTGGCCCCGCAGCGGCGGGAGCTGAGGTCCCCGGTGTTGGTGACGACGGCCGGCGCGCCGCCGGCGCCGACCACCATCCTGCAGATGGAGCAGATGGGGTTCGGGATCCGGCACGTGTACGGGCTGACCGAGGTCTACGGGCCGTACACGGTGTGCGAGCCGCAGGCCGAGTGGGCCGGGCTGGAGCCGGCCGAGCGGGCGCGGGTCCAGTCGCGGCAGGGCGTCGGGATGATTCAGACCGACCCGGTGCGGGTCGTGGACGCGTCGATGAACGACGTACCGGCCGACGGGAATTCGCTCGGCGAGATCGTGATGCGGGGCAACAACGTGATGCTCGGGTACTACCTGGACGAGGGCGGCACCAGGACGGCTTTCGAGGGCGGCTGGTTCCACTCCGGCGACCTGGGGGTGATGCACCCGGACGGATACATCGAGCTGCGCGACCGCGCCAAGGACGTCGTGATCTCCGGCGGCGAGAACATCTCGACCGTCGAGGTGGAGCAGGCGCTGATGAGCCACCCGGCGGTGTTCGAGGTGGCGGTCGTCGGCGTACCGGACGAGAAGTGGGGCGAGCGGCCCAAGGCGTTCGTGGTGACCCACGAGGGCCAGACCGCGACGGAGGACGAGCTGATCGCGCACGTCAGGGAGCAGATCGCGCACTACAAGGCGCCGCGGGCGATCGAGTTCCTGGCCGAGTTGCCGAAGACGTCGACCGGGAAGATCCAAAAGTTCCAGCTCCGCGAGGTGGAATGGGCCGGGCGGGAAAAGCTGATCCACTAG
- a CDS encoding phosphoribosylaminoimidazolesuccinocarboxamide synthase, with protein sequence MTGTASHGPAEAPEIPGYAHVYSGKVRELYAPLDAATGEPATDRLLLVASDRISAYDFVLDSVIPDKGTILTQLSLWWFDQLADLVGHHVLASDGPEVPASVAGRALLVRRLAMLPVECIARAYLTGNGLADYRATGAVCGVPLPAGLGEASKLDHPIFTPTSKAPLGAHDEQMTAAQVAELIGPERTAQVAELTTAILARAGEIAAPRGILIADTKVEYGVAEDGELLLADEVLTPDSSRFWPAAAYEPGRTQRSYDKQYVRDWLTSPASGWDRGSGDAPPPLPEEVVARTRETYVAAYEALTGRRFTS encoded by the coding sequence ATGACCGGCACGGCCTCGCACGGCCCGGCGGAGGCGCCGGAGATCCCCGGCTACGCCCACGTCTACTCCGGCAAGGTGCGCGAGCTCTACGCCCCGCTCGATGCCGCCACCGGCGAGCCGGCCACGGACCGTCTCCTGTTGGTGGCGAGCGACCGGATCTCGGCGTACGACTTCGTGCTCGACTCCGTCATCCCCGACAAGGGGACGATCCTCACCCAGCTGTCCCTGTGGTGGTTCGACCAGCTCGCCGACCTGGTCGGGCACCATGTGCTGGCGTCCGACGGACCGGAGGTGCCCGCGTCGGTCGCCGGCCGCGCGCTGCTGGTCCGGCGGCTGGCCATGCTCCCGGTAGAGTGCATCGCGCGGGCCTACCTGACCGGCAACGGGTTGGCCGATTACCGGGCCACGGGCGCCGTCTGCGGCGTACCGTTGCCCGCCGGGCTCGGGGAGGCCAGCAAGCTCGACCACCCGATCTTCACCCCGACCTCCAAGGCGCCGCTCGGCGCGCACGACGAGCAGATGACGGCCGCGCAGGTGGCCGAGCTGATCGGTCCCGAGCGCACGGCTCAGGTCGCCGAGTTGACCACCGCGATCCTCGCCCGCGCGGGCGAGATCGCGGCGCCGCGCGGGATCCTCATCGCGGACACGAAGGTGGAGTACGGCGTCGCCGAGGACGGCGAGCTGCTGCTCGCGGACGAGGTGCTCACCCCGGACAGCTCGCGGTTCTGGCCGGCTGCGGCGTACGAACCGGGCCGCACCCAGCGCAGCTACGACAAGCAATACGTGCGGGACTGGCTCACCTCGCCCGCCAGCGGTTGGGACCGCGGCTCCGGGGACGCGCCGCCGCCGCTGCCGGAGGAGGTCGTGGCGCGGACGCGGGAGACGTACGTCGCGGCGTACGAGGCCCTCACCGGCCGACGCTTCACCAGCTGA
- the purD gene encoding phosphoribosylamine--glycine ligase, with product MKVLVVGSGAREHALVHALSEDPDVDEIHAAPGNPGMTPQATLHPLAALTDGPAVARLAASLAVDLVVVGPEDPLVHGVADAIRERGIACFGPSAAAARLEGSKAFAKEVMAAAGVPTALAHVCTSAEQVADALDALGAPYVVKDDGLAAGKGVVVTDNRMTALAHAAQCLNRGGGATVVVEEYLDGPEVSLFCVTDGETVVPLAPAQDFKRALDGDQGPNTGGMGAYSPLDWAPAGLVEEVVSRVAQPTIDEMRHRGTPFAGILYVGLALTSRGVRVVEFNARFGDPETQVVLARLRSPLGALLMAAATGRLGELAPLAWRDVYAVTVVVAAKGYPAGPHKGDPIGGLEDVGDTAYVLHAGTARTGGQLVSAGGRVLSVVALGADLGEAREKAYAAVERISLRGSHHRTDIALAAHEGLVHVPEGFHG from the coding sequence GTGAAGGTCCTCGTCGTCGGTTCCGGCGCCCGCGAACACGCCCTGGTCCATGCGCTGTCCGAAGACCCGGATGTCGATGAGATCCACGCCGCGCCCGGCAATCCCGGCATGACGCCGCAGGCCACCCTGCACCCGTTGGCGGCGCTGACGGACGGTCCCGCCGTGGCTCGACTGGCCGCGTCCCTCGCCGTCGACCTGGTCGTGGTCGGGCCCGAGGATCCGCTCGTCCACGGGGTCGCGGACGCGATCCGCGAGCGTGGCATCGCCTGCTTCGGGCCGTCCGCCGCGGCGGCCCGCCTGGAGGGCAGCAAGGCCTTCGCCAAGGAGGTCATGGCGGCCGCCGGGGTGCCGACGGCCCTGGCGCACGTGTGCACCTCCGCCGAACAGGTCGCGGACGCGCTCGACGCGCTGGGCGCGCCGTACGTCGTGAAGGACGACGGTCTCGCCGCCGGCAAGGGCGTCGTGGTGACCGACAACCGCATGACCGCCCTCGCGCACGCGGCCCAGTGCCTCAACCGGGGTGGAGGGGCCACCGTCGTCGTCGAGGAATACCTCGACGGCCCCGAGGTCTCCCTGTTCTGCGTCACCGACGGCGAGACGGTCGTTCCCCTCGCGCCCGCCCAGGACTTCAAGCGCGCCCTCGACGGCGACCAGGGCCCCAACACCGGCGGCATGGGCGCGTACTCGCCCCTCGACTGGGCCCCCGCCGGCCTCGTCGAGGAGGTCGTCAGCCGCGTCGCGCAGCCCACGATCGACGAGATGCGCCACCGCGGTACGCCGTTCGCCGGCATCCTCTACGTCGGCCTGGCGCTCACCTCGCGCGGCGTACGGGTCGTCGAGTTCAACGCGCGATTCGGCGACCCGGAGACCCAGGTCGTCTTGGCGCGGCTGCGCTCCCCGCTCGGCGCGCTGCTCATGGCGGCCGCGACCGGCCGGCTGGGCGAGCTGGCCCCCCTGGCCTGGCGCGACGTCTACGCCGTCACGGTGGTCGTCGCCGCCAAGGGCTACCCCGCCGGCCCGCACAAGGGCGACCCCATCGGCGGCCTGGAGGATGTGGGCGACACGGCGTACGTCCTGCACGCCGGCACGGCCCGCACCGGCGGCCAGCTCGTCAGCGCGGGTGGCCGGGTGCTGTCGGTGGTCGCGCTCGGCGCGGACCTGGGCGAGGCGCGGGAGAAGGCGTACGCCGCGGTCGAGCGGATCTCCCTGCGCGGGAGCCACCACCGCACCGACATCGCGTTGGCCGCCCACGAGGGGCTGGTCCATGTCCCGGAGGGGTTCCACGGATGA
- the purQ gene encoding phosphoribosylformylglycinamidine synthase subunit PurQ, producing the protein MRIGVVTFPGTLDDQDALRAVRAAGGEGVPLWHADADLHGVDAVVLPGGFSYGDYLRAGAIARFAPVLAPIVAAAQGGLPVLGICNGFQVLCESHLLPGALSRNAGRQFLCLDQRLRVENAETAWTRDFAAGQEITIVLKNGEGCFVADPETIARIEGEGRVVFRYVGGNPNGSYADIAGICNDRGNVVGLMPHPEHCIDPLFGPSTDGVPFFTSILHTLVAA; encoded by the coding sequence ATGCGGATCGGCGTCGTCACCTTCCCGGGGACGCTCGACGATCAGGACGCGCTGCGCGCGGTGCGCGCTGCGGGCGGCGAAGGGGTGCCGCTCTGGCATGCCGACGCCGACCTGCACGGCGTCGATGCGGTCGTCCTCCCGGGCGGGTTCAGCTACGGGGACTACCTGCGGGCCGGGGCGATCGCGCGGTTCGCGCCGGTGCTGGCGCCGATCGTGGCCGCCGCGCAGGGTGGGCTTCCCGTGCTGGGGATCTGCAACGGGTTCCAGGTGCTCTGCGAATCGCACCTGCTGCCGGGGGCGCTGTCCCGCAACGCAGGGCGCCAGTTCCTGTGTCTCGACCAGCGGCTGCGGGTGGAGAACGCCGAGACGGCCTGGACCCGGGACTTCGCGGCGGGCCAGGAGATCACGATCGTCCTCAAGAACGGGGAGGGCTGCTTCGTCGCGGACCCCGAGACGATCGCGCGGATCGAGGGTGAGGGGCGAGTGGTGTTCCGGTACGTCGGGGGCAACCCCAACGGCAGCTACGCCGACATCGCCGGGATCTGCAACGACCGCGGCAACGTGGTGGGACTGATGCCGCACCCCGAGCACTGCATCGACCCGCTGTTCGGTCCGTCGACGGACGGCGTGCCCTTCTTCACCTCGATCCTGCACACGCTCGTGGCGGCCTGA
- the purS gene encoding phosphoribosylformylglycinamidine synthase subunit PurS, translating to MGTVVVDVMLKPEILDPQGQAVAGALPRLGFGQFTAVRQGKRFALEVDGAVTPEVLDAARKAAEVLLSNPVIEDVVSVRADDAPEQLPSAATLAGYDWDDDELPDHWGANDHVAEGDVRRESTPVPAYRRPVSIEDFDALPGTGAYHGDEDDD from the coding sequence ATGGGAACCGTCGTCGTGGACGTGATGCTCAAGCCGGAGATCCTCGACCCGCAGGGCCAGGCGGTCGCCGGCGCGCTGCCCCGCCTCGGGTTCGGCCAGTTCACCGCCGTCCGCCAGGGCAAGCGGTTCGCGTTGGAGGTCGACGGAGCCGTGACGCCGGAAGTGCTGGACGCGGCGCGGAAGGCGGCCGAGGTGCTGCTGTCCAACCCGGTGATCGAGGACGTCGTGTCCGTGCGGGCCGACGACGCCCCTGAGCAGCTCCCGTCGGCCGCGACGCTGGCGGGGTACGACTGGGACGACGACGAGCTGCCCGACCACTGGGGCGCCAACGACCACGTGGCAGAGGGTGACGTCCGTCGTGAATCGACGCCCGTCCCGGCGTACCGGCGCCCCGTCTCCATCGAGGACTTCGACGCGCTGCCCGGCACCGGCGCCTACCACGGCGACGAGGACGACGACTGA